In Callospermophilus lateralis isolate mCalLat2 chromosome 19, mCalLat2.hap1, whole genome shotgun sequence, the following are encoded in one genomic region:
- the LOC143384914 gene encoding speedy protein E4A-like: MDMQNSEQVEPGLQSGFSGQKRKRECSSDSEEELEDLDPEPKHPWDVETLCGLEMTLKRQRVYLVQPEHHEVFARLLEDPVVKRFLAWDKKLRVSDKYLLAMVIAYFSRAGLFSWQYQRIHFFLALYLANDMEEDNQAPKQDIFHFLYGKSHAQRPLFHKLRYQFIRSMGWNTWVSREECEEIQTYNPELWVWGRDRTLNP; this comes from the exons AGTAGAACCTGGCCTCCAGAGTGGGTTCTCTGGCCAAAAGAGGAAGAGGGAGTGCTCATCTGATTCAGAGGAGGAACTGGAGGATCTGGATCCTGAGCCTAAGCACCCCTGGGATGTGGAGACCCTGTGTGGGCTCGAGATGACGTTAAAGAGACAGCGTGTGTACCTGGTACAACCAGAGCACCATGAAGTCTTTGCCAGGCTGCTAG AGGATCCTGTTGTCAAAAGATTCCTGGCCTGGGACAAGAAGCTGAGGGTGTCTGACAAG TACCTCCTGGCTATGGTCATAGCTTATTTTAGCCGGGCTGGCCTTTTCTCCTGGCAGTACCAACGAATCCACTTCTTTCTGGCTCT ctACCTGGCCAATGATATGGAAGAGGACAACCAGGCTCCTAAACAAGACATCTTTCATTTCCTGTATGGGAAGAGCCACGCCCAGCGTCCCTTGTTCCACAAGCTGCGCTACCAATTCATCCGTTCCATGGGCTGGAACACTTGGGTTTCCAGGGAGGAGTGTGAGGAG ATTCAAACTTACAATCCGGAACTCTGGGTGTGGGGCCGAGATCGTACCCTCAATCCCTAG